A region of Salmo salar chromosome ssa17, Ssal_v3.1, whole genome shotgun sequence DNA encodes the following proteins:
- the LOC106575368 gene encoding transformer-2 protein homolog beta has protein sequence MSDNEKDFGERDSRSASRSVSPRGSGKSASRSLAHSPARSKDGSRHSRSKSHSRSRSKSRSRSHRSSRRHYSRSRSRSHRRRSRSRSRSGEYRRRRSHSHSPMSNRRRHIGNRANPDPNCCLGVFGLSLYTTERDLRDVFSKYGPLADVSIVYDQQSRRSRGFAFVYFEVREDANEAKERANGMELDGRRIRVDFSITKRPHTPTPGIYMGRPTYGGGGGGSSSGGGGGGSGGPSSSSSRRSSKDYDRGGDRGYDRGYDRGCDRYDDRECYRSYRRRSPSPYYSRGAYRSRSRSRSYSPRHY, from the exons ATGAGCGACAACGAAAAGGATTTTGGCGAGCGG GACTCGCGGTCCGCTTCCAGGAGTGTGAGCCCAAGGGGTTCTGGGAAGTCTGCCAGCCGCTCCCTGGCCCATTCCCCAGCCCGCTCCAAAGATGGCTCCAGACACTCCAGGTCTAAGTCCCACTCCCGATCCCGCTCCAAGTCCAG GTCTCGTTCCCATAGAAGCTCCCGCAGGCATTATTCCCGCTCTCGCTCCCGTTCCCACCGCCGCCGTTCCCGTAGCCGTTCCCGAAGCGGGGAATACCGCCGCCGTCGGAGCCACAGCCACTCCCCCATGTCCAACCGCCGCAGGCACATTGGCAACCGG GCCAACCCGGACCCGAACTGCTGCCTGGGTGTGTTTGGTCTGAGCCtgtacaccacagagagagacctgAGAGACGTGTTCTCCAAGTACGGCCCCCTGGCTGACGTCAGCATCGTCTACGACCAGCAGTCACGACGCTCCCGCGGCTTCGCCTTCGTCTACTTCGAAGTCCGAGAGGACGCCAATGAG gCTAAGGAGAGAGCTAATGGAATGGAGTTGGATGGACGGAGGATCAGGGTGGATTTCTCCATCACCAAACGACCACACACTCCTACCCCTGGGATATACATGGGACGGCCCACATA tggtggtggcggcggcggcagcagcagcggaGGCGGTGGAGGAGGAAGTGGCGGCCCCAGCTCAAGCTCATCTCGCCGTAGCTCGAAGGATTACGACCGCGGCGGTGACCGTGGTTACGACAGAGGCTATGACCGTGGCTGCGATCGCTACGACGACCGAGAGTGCTACAGGTCTTACAG GCGCAGGTCTCCGTCCCCGTACTACAGCCGAGGGGCATACCGGTCTCGCTCACGCTCGCGATCTTACTCCCCAC GCCACTACTGa